In Ochotona princeps isolate mOchPri1 chromosome 21, mOchPri1.hap1, whole genome shotgun sequence, a single genomic region encodes these proteins:
- the TRH gene encoding thyrotropin releasing hormone, protein MPGPWLLLALALTLTLTGVPSGGSQLESVQQEAAEGPEHPGLDQLLRQAERLLLLREDLQRLRGDQGEFSESQVPQLDWLSKRQHPGKREEEAEESVEEEEEEDEEEATGLHRRQHPGRREDEASGTQHKRQHPGRRSPWLKDAVIKRQHPGRRMADPQVQRAWEEEEVKEEGALMPETRQHPGRKVLGGPCGPQGGCVQAGLLLGLLEDLSQGPGMEAKRQHPGRRAAWARQPLQG, encoded by the exons ATGCCTGGCCCTTGGTTGCTGCTCGCCCTGGccttgaccttgaccctgacgGGTGTTCCTAGTGGCGGGTCTCAACTAGAATCAGTCCAACAAGAGGCGGCAGAGGGCCCCGAGCATCCAGGCCTGGACCAACTCCTACGCCAGGCAGAGCGACTTCTCCTCCTCCGGGAAGACCTCCAGAGGCTGCGAGGAGACCAGGGGGAATTCTCAG AGTCCCAGGTCCCTCAGCTTGACTGGCTTTCCAAGCGTCAGCATCCAGGCaaaagggaggaggaggcagaggaaagtgttgaggaagaggaggaggaggatgaggaggaggctACAGGGCTCCACAGAAGGCAGCATCCTGGCCGGCGAGAGGATGAGGCCTCCGGGACCCAGCACAAGAGGCAGCACCCTGGCCGGCGCTCCCCCTGGCTCAAGGATGCTGTCATCAAGAGGCAGCACCCAGGCAGGAGGATGGCGGATCCCCAGGTCCAAAGGgcctgggaggaagaggaagtgaagGAAGAAGGAGCACTGATGCCTGAGACACGCCAGCATCCAGGCAGGAAGGTCCTTGGAGGTCCCTGTGGTCCCCAGGGAGGCTGTGTTCAGGCAGGCCTTCTGCTGGGGCTCCTGGAGGACCTGAGTCAGGGCCCGGGTATGGAGGCGAAGCGGCAGCACCCTGGTCGGCGGGCGGCCTGGGCCCGGCAGCCCCTGCAGGGGTGA